One genomic window of Candidatus Pseudobacter hemicellulosilyticus includes the following:
- a CDS encoding SusC/RagA family TonB-linked outer membrane protein — MRLSFLLILGAVLHCSAAGLAQNVTLTEKTITLEKAFREIRKQTGVNFLYTSEEIDKVGKVSVSIHNQPLSAALAILLRDQPFSFSLMDDVVVIRNKPVFLTLSSPLSDTIRYVYVSGLVYNTRKEPLEGATVTVRGTKNGSTTSSSGFFSLRVESSKEVTLEVSSIGYKQQLVKARPGGPTMRVELETETTNLDDVVVSNGMFNRRIGSFTGAVTTFNAEQLKAVSNQNVLKSLAILDPSFQIVENIDIGSDPNRLPEIQLRGQTGFPDLKGDYLTNPNLPLFILDGFETTLEKVNDLNLNLVKSITLLKDASAKAVYGSKAGNGVVVIETKPPIAGKLRVSYNGSLDIAAPDLSSYHLTNAVEKLEAEVLAGVYSSIIPGTQAELLRQYGKNMQAAQEGVNTYWLAQPLRNGAGQRHAISLEGGDALRYNVNFSYNNVAGVMKGSDRNTISGNINLTYRLRNFQFRNNLMIDKNRSENSPYGSFGTFASMNPYWKIVDSNGNYVKTYGQYNNIGNPVYDGSLNSKNFSEYTNIVENFYADWDPLRNLRFTARVGITIQNNSAENFIPASHSMYANVHPNSEAYLDRGEYSLSNGKSQAVNADLLGNYSFQTGRHHFFVNGAFSLTTNSTTSNGMTMVGFPNDKMNDISFGYRYKPGTKASGVENTSHTVAITSALNYSYDDRLLADLSYRGNASSQFGAENRWGLFWSAGLGWNVHREKWMKAIPAINQFRLRASTGTSGTQNFNSYQAISTYQYITNQSYNGDLGALLLALPNPYLQWQEVLDNNVGIDLLLWQLLSIRFDYYIKDTRNLLSDMIVAPSAGFATFKENIGESRNEGYQVSLSVRAYSDMKNRTSVNVFANLARNKNHIRKVSNSLEQLNRDQDNDKTDILTPADQVRKPSTRFQPGQSMTAIWVVPSLGIDPANGREIYQKRDGSLTYIWDPADQVVMGDATPEFNGSFGINVQHKGFSGNFAFNYRLGGQQYNTTLVSRVENADFNYNVDSRALEDRWKKPGDISSYKNIADRSVTRPTSRFVQDLDELLFSSVSLGYDLSELRLMKKARLNRVYLALNLNDIGRISTVKTERGLDYPFARTISTSLNITF, encoded by the coding sequence ATGAGATTATCGTTCCTGCTTATTCTTGGCGCCGTCCTGCATTGTAGCGCTGCAGGCCTCGCCCAAAACGTAACGCTTACGGAGAAAACGATCACCCTGGAAAAAGCCTTCCGGGAGATCCGTAAACAGACCGGCGTCAATTTCCTCTATACCAGCGAGGAGATCGATAAAGTGGGCAAGGTCAGTGTCAGCATCCACAACCAGCCCCTGTCCGCCGCACTGGCTATCCTGCTGCGCGACCAGCCTTTCAGCTTCAGTCTCATGGACGATGTGGTGGTGATCAGAAACAAACCGGTCTTTCTTACCCTGTCTTCCCCCCTCTCCGATACCATCAGATATGTGTATGTCAGCGGCCTGGTATACAATACCAGGAAAGAACCGCTGGAAGGCGCCACCGTCACGGTACGCGGCACTAAAAATGGCAGCACCACTTCTTCCTCCGGCTTTTTCAGCCTGCGGGTGGAAAGCAGTAAGGAAGTAACCCTGGAAGTATCCAGCATCGGTTATAAACAACAGCTGGTGAAAGCCAGGCCCGGCGGGCCCACCATGCGTGTTGAGCTGGAGACCGAGACCACCAACCTGGACGATGTGGTGGTATCCAACGGTATGTTCAACCGGCGCATCGGCAGCTTTACCGGGGCCGTGACCACCTTCAATGCAGAACAGCTCAAAGCCGTCTCCAACCAGAACGTCCTGAAATCCCTGGCTATCCTGGACCCTTCTTTCCAGATAGTGGAGAATATTGATATCGGCTCGGACCCCAACCGCCTGCCGGAGATCCAGTTGCGCGGACAAACAGGTTTTCCCGATCTCAAAGGAGATTATCTTACCAATCCCAATCTCCCCCTCTTTATCCTGGATGGTTTTGAGACCACCCTCGAAAAAGTGAACGACCTCAACCTAAACCTGGTCAAAAGCATCACCCTGCTGAAAGACGCTTCCGCCAAAGCTGTCTACGGCTCCAAAGCCGGTAACGGCGTGGTGGTCATTGAAACCAAACCGCCCATTGCCGGCAAGCTGCGCGTCAGCTACAACGGCAGCCTGGACATAGCCGCACCCGACCTCAGCAGCTACCACCTCACCAATGCCGTAGAGAAACTGGAAGCAGAAGTCCTGGCCGGCGTTTACAGCTCTATCATCCCGGGCACCCAGGCCGAACTGCTGCGCCAGTATGGCAAGAACATGCAGGCCGCCCAGGAAGGCGTCAATACTTACTGGTTGGCACAACCGCTGCGCAATGGCGCCGGCCAGCGCCACGCCATCAGCCTGGAAGGCGGTGACGCCCTCCGGTATAATGTTAACTTCAGCTATAATAATGTAGCTGGTGTGATGAAGGGGTCCGACCGGAACACTATTTCCGGGAATATCAACCTCACCTACCGGCTCCGGAATTTCCAGTTCCGCAATAACCTGATGATCGATAAGAACCGTTCCGAGAACTCACCCTATGGCAGCTTCGGCACTTTTGCCAGCATGAACCCCTACTGGAAGATCGTGGACAGCAACGGCAATTATGTAAAGACCTATGGCCAGTACAACAATATCGGTAACCCGGTATATGATGGCTCCCTGAACTCAAAGAATTTTTCAGAGTACACCAATATCGTAGAGAATTTTTATGCCGACTGGGACCCACTGCGCAACCTGCGCTTCACCGCCCGTGTAGGCATTACCATCCAGAACAATTCGGCAGAGAATTTTATTCCCGCCAGTCATTCCATGTACGCCAATGTACATCCCAATTCAGAAGCTTACCTGGACCGTGGTGAATATTCGCTGAGCAACGGTAAATCGCAGGCCGTCAATGCCGACCTGCTGGGTAACTATTCCTTCCAGACTGGCAGGCATCATTTCTTTGTCAACGGCGCATTCTCCCTCACCACCAACTCTACCACTTCCAATGGTATGACCATGGTCGGCTTTCCGAACGACAAGATGAATGATATCTCCTTCGGTTACCGCTACAAACCCGGCACCAAGGCCAGCGGCGTGGAGAATACCAGTCATACTGTGGCCATTACCTCCGCCCTCAACTATTCCTATGACGACCGCCTCCTGGCCGATCTCTCCTACCGCGGCAATGCCAGCTCACAGTTTGGCGCCGAGAACAGGTGGGGCCTTTTCTGGTCGGCCGGTCTTGGCTGGAACGTTCACCGGGAAAAATGGATGAAGGCCATCCCTGCCATCAACCAGTTCCGCCTGCGCGCCAGCACAGGTACTTCCGGAACGCAGAACTTCAACAGCTACCAGGCTATTTCCACCTACCAGTATATCACCAACCAGTCCTATAACGGGGACCTCGGCGCCCTGCTGCTGGCCCTGCCCAACCCCTACCTGCAATGGCAGGAAGTGCTGGACAATAACGTGGGCATCGACCTGCTGCTCTGGCAGCTGCTGAGCATCCGCTTCGATTATTATATCAAGGATACCCGCAACCTGCTCAGTGATATGATTGTAGCGCCTTCCGCCGGCTTTGCCACTTTTAAAGAGAATATCGGCGAGTCCCGCAACGAAGGTTACCAGGTATCGCTGAGCGTCCGGGCCTACAGTGACATGAAGAACCGTACTTCAGTTAATGTATTCGCCAACCTGGCCCGCAACAAGAACCATATCCGCAAAGTGTCCAATTCACTGGAGCAGCTGAACCGCGACCAGGACAATGACAAAACGGATATCCTCACACCGGCCGACCAGGTCCGCAAGCCCTCCACCCGCTTCCAGCCCGGCCAGTCCATGACCGCTATCTGGGTAGTGCCGTCCCTGGGTATTGACCCGGCCAATGGCAGGGAGATCTATCAGAAAAGAGATGGTTCGCTGACCTATATCTGGGATCCGGCAGACCAGGTAGTGATGGGTGACGCTACGCCCGAGTTCAACGGCTCTTTCGGTATCAACGTACAACACAAAGGATTCAGCGGCAATTTTGCGTTCAACTACCGCCTCGGCGGACAGCAATACAATACCACCCTGGTCAGCCGCGTGGAAAATGCTGATTTCAATTACAACGTGGATAGCCGCGCCCTGGAAGACCGATGGAAAAAACCGGGAGATATCAGTTCCTACAAGAACATTGCAGACCGCTCTGTGACCAGACCCACTTCCCGCTTTGTGCAGGACCTGGATGAGCTGCTGTTCTCCTCCGTCAGCCTGGGCTATGATCTCAGCGAGCTGCGCCTGATGAAAAAAGCCCGGCTCAACAGGGTTTACCTGGCCCTCAACCTGAACGATATCGGCCGCATCAGCACTGTGAAAACAGAACGTGGACTGGACTATCCCTTCGCCAGGACTATTTCCACCTCCCTGAACATCACCTTCTAA
- a CDS encoding PKD-like family lipoprotein, with amino-acid sequence MKFHLQHILLAGGLLILAAACKKDKGNYSYHDYFAPVVDTAGIGGPRYIEPKSYLVIEPPVSYASGDTGVLRYQWIFYPYITGSGSNNIPVRTIGSSRQLNALIEDKVGEYRAELIVTDTSNQMKVNMIFPVVVSAGIEYGFVVLHSKDDGSDVDFITTGNNAPIAGIVPRHIRNMYSEVAGGKFTKDARFIVQDRRTGANQNWLLIGGAAHLSRMSGRDFSLMRQDAAFFRRPNEVIDPQAQILMTNGYNALINHGKLQMYSTTYDEDALFGEPNDGDYELAPYLSFNTTYALFAAVYDEKYGKFIRPSVLYGPMGDFKPPSVNPATPQAFDLRNIGKTMLYMDAAFNGHTHAFFKDRSGDGRWLYVVNFNKADDSAMAVMKKDMSALPEIGNALFFQASEQGYIDLYATDRKIYAYDYQGTNTASVVYDGLPAGETITKMKIYKPRPADNLSAVTGRLLYVATWNGTEGKLYEFSLNPLSGQVGTTPLNTYTGFGKIVDMNAKARGAGTY; translated from the coding sequence ATGAAATTTCACCTCCAGCATATATTGCTCGCCGGCGGCCTGCTGATCCTGGCCGCAGCCTGCAAAAAAGATAAAGGCAATTACAGTTACCACGATTACTTTGCGCCCGTAGTGGATACCGCCGGCATTGGCGGGCCACGCTATATTGAGCCCAAAAGCTACCTGGTGATAGAACCACCGGTCAGCTATGCCAGCGGCGATACCGGCGTACTCCGCTACCAGTGGATCTTCTACCCTTATATTACCGGCAGCGGCTCCAATAATATTCCTGTACGCACCATTGGCAGCAGCCGCCAGCTCAATGCCCTGATAGAAGATAAAGTGGGTGAATACCGCGCCGAGCTGATAGTGACCGATACCAGCAACCAGATGAAAGTGAATATGATCTTCCCGGTAGTGGTATCGGCCGGCATTGAATACGGTTTTGTAGTCCTGCACAGCAAGGACGATGGTTCCGATGTGGATTTCATCACCACCGGCAACAATGCGCCGATAGCCGGTATTGTACCCCGTCATATCCGTAATATGTATTCCGAAGTGGCAGGCGGCAAATTCACCAAAGACGCCCGTTTCATTGTACAGGACCGCAGGACCGGCGCCAACCAGAACTGGCTGCTGATAGGCGGTGCAGCCCACCTGTCCCGGATGAGCGGCCGGGATTTTTCCCTGATGCGGCAGGATGCCGCTTTCTTCCGCAGGCCCAATGAAGTAATTGATCCCCAAGCGCAGATCCTGATGACCAATGGCTATAATGCCCTGATCAATCACGGCAAACTGCAGATGTATAGCACCACCTATGATGAGGACGCCCTTTTTGGAGAACCTAATGACGGCGACTACGAGCTGGCGCCCTACCTCAGCTTCAACACTACCTATGCGCTGTTTGCAGCCGTATATGATGAAAAGTATGGAAAATTCATCAGGCCCTCAGTACTCTACGGACCTATGGGCGATTTCAAGCCACCATCCGTGAACCCCGCTACCCCGCAGGCTTTTGACCTACGGAACATTGGCAAGACCATGCTCTATATGGACGCTGCGTTCAACGGGCATACACATGCGTTCTTTAAAGACCGCAGTGGTGATGGCCGCTGGCTTTACGTAGTGAACTTCAATAAAGCTGACGACAGCGCCATGGCCGTTATGAAAAAAGATATGTCCGCCCTGCCGGAGATCGGCAACGCCCTTTTCTTCCAGGCCAGCGAGCAGGGCTATATAGATCTTTATGCCACCGACCGGAAAATATATGCCTACGATTACCAGGGAACCAACACGGCCAGTGTAGTATATGATGGCCTGCCGGCCGGTGAGACCATCACCAAAATGAAGATCTACAAGCCGCGCCCGGCTGATAACCTCAGCGCTGTGACCGGCCGCCTGCTGTATGTAGCCACCTGGAACGGAACAGAAGGCAAGCTCTATGAGTTCAGCCTTAACCCGCTGAGCGGACAGGTAGGCACTACCCCGTTAAACACTTATACAGGATTTGGAAAAATTGTTGACATGAATGCCAAGGCCAGGGGCGCCGGCACTTACTAA
- a CDS encoding sigma-70 family RNA polymerase sigma factor — MPEPGKYAMSNDQQFLYLLAEGDEQAFRELYDQYKSRVFQLALGYLPHEDAVEVTQQVFIHLWDGRARLSDVNSLTDYILISTRNQVFRHIKRIGRQAKLLLEAADGAVSASVTPEQVLGEKKLLKTWEAVIRRLPPQQQQVYQLVELEGLSLDEVTQQLQLARATVKKHLELARKQVRQELKRRLN; from the coding sequence ATGCCTGAACCCGGAAAATATGCGATGAGCAACGATCAACAGTTCCTGTACCTATTGGCGGAAGGAGATGAGCAGGCCTTCAGGGAATTGTATGATCAGTATAAATCGCGTGTTTTCCAGTTGGCCCTGGGCTACCTGCCGCATGAAGACGCGGTGGAAGTGACACAGCAGGTTTTCATCCATCTCTGGGATGGCCGCGCCCGGCTGTCCGATGTAAATTCTCTTACCGATTATATCCTCATCAGCACCCGCAACCAGGTTTTCCGTCATATAAAAAGGATTGGCCGCCAGGCGAAACTGCTACTGGAAGCAGCAGATGGCGCCGTTTCAGCGTCCGTTACGCCGGAGCAGGTATTGGGGGAGAAGAAATTGCTGAAGACCTGGGAGGCTGTTATCCGCAGGCTGCCACCCCAGCAGCAGCAGGTGTACCAGCTGGTGGAGCTGGAAGGCCTGAGCCTGGACGAAGTGACACAACAGCTGCAGCTGGCCAGGGCCACTGTCAAGAAGCACCTGGAGCTGGCACGCAAACAGGTGCGGCAGGAACTGAAGCGCAGGCTTAACTGA
- a CDS encoding DUF4843 domain-containing protein: MKKQFFSIYLALAATLLLTACEKDLPVYQTQPGLYFYEYTTGVAPAKIFLRSFTFLGTPSSVTKDTLNIRVKIMGETTAYDRVVKGKTVAKGSTAVEGLHYDFIEGAISADSIYGYLPVVLYRTADIATQSVFLNLAIDSTKDFRTGAVEDQQFSLEWSDKVVKPDNWETLIGLKTYFGTYSDTKFKFIIDVTGIASFPLWQNSRVAPLPGEYTPAAMQDITRKIKAALVEYNASHTPALTDESGQVVVFP, encoded by the coding sequence ATGAAAAAACAATTCTTCTCTATATACCTGGCCCTGGCAGCTACCCTGCTGCTGACAGCCTGTGAAAAAGACCTGCCTGTTTATCAAACCCAGCCTGGCCTCTATTTCTACGAATACACCACCGGTGTGGCGCCGGCCAAAATTTTCCTGCGGTCCTTCACCTTCCTGGGCACTCCTTCTTCCGTAACAAAGGACACCCTGAACATCCGGGTGAAGATCATGGGGGAAACCACCGCCTATGACCGCGTAGTGAAAGGCAAGACCGTTGCCAAAGGCAGCACAGCCGTTGAGGGACTACACTATGATTTCATTGAAGGCGCCATATCCGCAGACTCCATCTATGGTTACCTGCCCGTAGTGCTGTACCGTACAGCGGATATTGCCACCCAGTCCGTTTTCCTCAACCTGGCCATTGACTCCACAAAGGATTTCAGGACCGGGGCTGTGGAAGACCAGCAGTTTTCCCTGGAATGGAGCGACAAAGTAGTGAAGCCGGATAACTGGGAAACACTGATTGGCCTGAAGACCTATTTCGGTACCTACAGCGATACCAAATTCAAGTTTATCATTGATGTCACCGGCATTGCCAGTTTCCCGCTGTGGCAGAACAGCCGGGTTGCTCCCCTGCCGGGCGAGTATACGCCCGCAGCTATGCAGGACATTACGCGGAAGATCAAGGCAGCCCTGGTAGAATACAATGCCAGCCATACGCCTGCGCTCACCGATGAGTCCGGACAGGTGGTTGTGTTCCCCTGA
- a CDS encoding FecR domain-containing protein, which translates to MSLSHIQYLVQGYLADQLTEAELEEFVRLAQDEQYSLLLQDAISQALANPSLAGYSDASRADQLFQRILTAAGQAPEIYSIPPARKTGWRRLAAAAIILAAAGTLTWYLLDRPHSRQQAGNQQTAPATDALPGGEKATLTLADGSIILLDSAANGALAQEGAVKITKKDGHLTYQFNNSIPADGVTAYNTIATPRGGQYVVSLPDGSRVWLNAASSLRFPAVFPPGQRKVELKGEAYFEVRANTANPFVVSTGETAVEVLGTIFNVMAYTNEHHMVTTLLDGRLKVKTNNAARELAPGKAALVPTGQDGPIKITAGDPEAAMAWRNGYFHFDHTDIRTIMRQIQRWYDVEPIFETDAVKPISGSIPRNVKLSKLLDMLEQVGDVKFIIENKTVRIRS; encoded by the coding sequence ATGTCTTTGTCCCATATACAGTACCTGGTCCAGGGTTACCTGGCCGATCAGTTGACCGAAGCAGAGCTGGAGGAATTTGTCCGCCTGGCGCAGGATGAACAATATTCCCTGCTGCTGCAGGATGCCATCAGCCAGGCGCTGGCCAACCCCTCGCTGGCCGGCTACAGCGATGCATCCCGCGCCGACCAGCTTTTCCAGCGCATCCTGACCGCTGCCGGACAGGCGCCGGAAATTTATTCCATACCACCCGCCCGCAAGACTGGCTGGCGCCGCCTCGCCGCTGCCGCCATTATCCTGGCCGCTGCCGGCACCCTTACCTGGTACCTGCTGGACAGGCCCCATTCCCGCCAGCAGGCCGGGAACCAACAGACAGCACCTGCCACAGACGCCCTGCCCGGCGGCGAGAAAGCCACCCTTACCCTGGCCGATGGCAGCATCATCCTGCTGGACAGCGCCGCCAATGGCGCCCTGGCACAGGAAGGCGCCGTCAAGATCACCAAAAAGGACGGGCACCTGACCTACCAGTTCAATAACAGTATCCCTGCCGATGGCGTTACCGCCTATAATACTATTGCCACCCCCCGCGGCGGCCAGTACGTTGTTTCGCTGCCGGACGGCTCCAGGGTCTGGCTGAATGCCGCTTCCTCCCTGCGTTTCCCGGCCGTATTTCCACCGGGACAGCGCAAAGTGGAACTCAAAGGTGAAGCCTATTTTGAGGTCAGGGCCAATACCGCCAATCCTTTTGTGGTCAGCACCGGTGAAACAGCAGTGGAAGTACTGGGCACCATATTTAACGTGATGGCCTATACGAACGAACACCATATGGTCACCACCCTGCTGGACGGCCGGCTGAAAGTGAAAACGAACAATGCCGCCCGTGAGCTGGCGCCCGGGAAAGCAGCCCTGGTGCCCACCGGCCAGGATGGGCCCATCAAAATAACAGCAGGAGATCCCGAAGCCGCTATGGCCTGGCGCAACGGCTATTTCCATTTTGATCATACAGATATCCGGACCATCATGCGCCAGATCCAGCGCTGGTACGATGTAGAGCCCATCTTTGAAACGGATGCGGTGAAACCGATCTCGGGCAGCATACCCCGGAATGTGAAACTATCCAAACTGCTGGATATGCTGGAACAGGTAGGCGATGTGAAATTCATTATAGAGAACAAGACCGTACGTATCCGGTCATAA
- a CDS encoding RagB/SusD family nutrient uptake outer membrane protein yields the protein MRYSIIALLVLTTGLLGGCKKFLDVKPKVEVGQELLFENEQGFMDALTGVYLKMNSDTLYGRELSFGLVDVLAKQHTRITSIYHEYYDLSTYNYMTAAARTKIDNLWIEGYGCIANLNNLLTNLETRDPKTFSGANYAVISGEAHALRAFLHFDLLRLFAPAPAAAGGNAAAAIPYMDRLTAEVFPQLKVEEVLQRVLADCEVAANALKAVDPVIPANAANATTSGYLRERPLKFNYYAVKALQARAYLYAGDKAKALACAEEVIQSNVFTWTPSWQISSGNRVLVSELIFALYKSNMNRWETSYFSTAGSSVLTRTNEAEFKTVYENISGDMRYSLLLTITNGTGLSNKYVQATSASTNYLKRMPVMRLSEMYYIAAECLAEADMTRAVGYLNTVRRNRNVLTDLNSSISTVQLQDELLKEYMKEFYCEGQLFFYYKRKNASSIWFSTVTPTNAIYVLPLPDNELEYGGR from the coding sequence ATGAGATATTCCATTATAGCACTGCTTGTACTGACCACCGGGCTGCTGGGCGGCTGTAAGAAATTCCTCGACGTAAAACCGAAAGTGGAAGTTGGCCAGGAACTGCTGTTTGAAAATGAACAGGGTTTTATGGATGCCCTCACCGGTGTGTACCTGAAAATGAACAGTGACACCCTCTATGGCCGGGAACTGAGCTTCGGCCTGGTGGACGTGCTGGCCAAACAACATACCCGCATCACTTCTATCTACCACGAGTACTATGACCTGAGCACTTATAATTACATGACGGCCGCCGCCCGTACCAAGATCGACAACCTATGGATAGAAGGTTATGGCTGTATTGCCAACCTCAATAACCTGCTCACCAACCTGGAGACCCGGGATCCAAAGACCTTCAGTGGCGCCAACTATGCTGTGATCAGCGGTGAGGCCCATGCCCTCCGCGCCTTCCTGCATTTTGACCTGCTGCGTCTTTTTGCCCCTGCTCCCGCTGCCGCAGGCGGCAATGCTGCAGCAGCCATTCCCTATATGGACCGGCTCACGGCTGAAGTGTTCCCCCAGCTGAAAGTGGAAGAAGTGCTGCAGCGGGTGCTGGCTGACTGTGAAGTGGCGGCCAATGCACTGAAAGCCGTAGATCCTGTTATCCCCGCCAATGCAGCCAATGCCACCACCAGCGGCTACCTGCGGGAGCGTCCTTTGAAATTCAACTACTATGCGGTGAAAGCCCTGCAGGCCCGCGCTTACCTCTATGCCGGCGATAAAGCAAAGGCCCTGGCCTGCGCCGAAGAGGTGATCCAGTCGAACGTATTTACCTGGACCCCTTCCTGGCAGATCTCCAGCGGCAACCGGGTGCTGGTGAGCGAGCTGATCTTTGCGCTGTATAAGTCGAACATGAACCGCTGGGAAACCAGCTATTTCTCTACCGCCGGCTCCAGCGTACTGACCCGCACCAACGAAGCAGAGTTCAAGACCGTGTATGAGAATATTTCAGGTGATATGCGCTACTCCCTGCTGCTGACCATCACCAACGGAACAGGCCTGTCCAACAAATACGTACAGGCTACTTCCGCTTCTACCAATTACCTCAAAAGAATGCCGGTGATGCGGCTCTCAGAGATGTATTACATAGCAGCTGAATGCCTGGCCGAAGCGGACATGACCAGGGCCGTGGGCTACCTGAACACCGTTCGCCGCAACCGCAACGTGCTGACGGACCTGAACAGCAGCATCAGCACTGTGCAGCTGCAGGATGAGCTGCTGAAAGAATACATGAAGGAATTTTATTGCGAGGGTCAGCTCTTCTTCTATTATAAAAGAAAGAATGCGTCCAGTATCTGGTTCAGCACTGTTACCCCTACCAATGCCATTTATGTATTGCCCCTGCCGGATAATGAATTGGAATATGGCGGCAGATAA
- a CDS encoding RNA polymerase sigma-70 factor — MTDPTASHIVPGLLAQMAAGNEQAFRSIFDLYWDKIYSVSLAFTKSAALSEELTQDIFLKLWMGRSALPEVRQFEAYLFTIARNHIYNELRKKVREVPFVEELQHYFRENTLADDLLIMKDADNLIRKAVELLPPQQKAVFSMARFNGLSQEEIAQQLNISRLTVKVHMSKALQAVREQVLRNSDGLLLAFALYSLLAP; from the coding sequence TTGACCGACCCAACTGCTTCACATATCGTTCCCGGACTGCTGGCCCAGATGGCGGCAGGCAATGAGCAGGCGTTCCGTAGTATTTTTGATCTGTACTGGGACAAGATCTACAGCGTATCCCTGGCTTTCACCAAATCGGCCGCTCTTTCCGAAGAGCTGACGCAGGATATCTTCCTGAAGCTCTGGATGGGCCGTTCCGCACTGCCGGAAGTGCGGCAGTTTGAAGCCTATCTTTTTACCATTGCCCGTAACCATATCTATAATGAGCTCCGCAAGAAGGTCCGGGAAGTACCCTTTGTGGAGGAGCTGCAGCACTATTTCCGCGAGAATACCCTGGCGGACGACCTGCTCATTATGAAAGATGCCGATAACCTGATCCGCAAAGCAGTAGAGCTATTGCCCCCGCAGCAGAAAGCAGTGTTCAGCATGGCCCGGTTCAACGGGTTGAGCCAGGAAGAGATAGCACAGCAGCTGAATATTTCCCGGCTTACCGTCAAAGTCCATATGAGCAAGGCCCTGCAGGCGGTGCGTGAGCAGGTGCTGCGCAATTCCGACGGGCTGCTGCTGGCCTTTGCCCTGTATTCTTTGCTGGCCCCGTAA
- a CDS encoding DUF4974 domain-containing protein: MHNRIITPLGRQFYLVLSDGTKAWLNAGSSLHYPVQFAANERRIEITGEVYLEVSRENNRPFYVQVKDQGTVRSMGTSFNINAYEDEAVVSTTLLEGAVEVVTAAQLSSALPEKVMLQAGQQAQVARTGAAAVPASPNNKVLSSSSIRVISNVDTDKVMAWKNGVFNFDQADLQQVMKQLARWYNLDIEYQQGIPNMRFGGKMSRDLKLAQVLDFLEATGVRFRMEEKGKLIVLPKEK, encoded by the coding sequence TTGCATAACCGCATCATAACCCCCCTGGGCCGCCAGTTCTACCTGGTCCTGTCGGACGGTACAAAGGCCTGGCTCAATGCCGGCAGCTCACTGCACTATCCCGTGCAGTTTGCCGCCAATGAACGGCGTATAGAGATCACGGGGGAAGTGTACCTGGAAGTGAGCAGGGAGAACAACCGGCCCTTCTATGTGCAGGTCAAAGACCAGGGGACAGTCAGGTCCATGGGCACCAGCTTCAATATCAACGCCTATGAGGATGAGGCGGTGGTCAGTACCACGCTGCTGGAAGGCGCTGTGGAAGTGGTCACGGCTGCACAGCTCAGCTCAGCTTTACCGGAAAAGGTAATGCTGCAGGCCGGCCAGCAGGCGCAGGTAGCCCGGACAGGTGCAGCAGCTGTCCCTGCCTCCCCAAACAATAAAGTACTTTCCTCTTCTTCCATAAGAGTGATTTCCAATGTGGATACCGATAAAGTGATGGCCTGGAAAAACGGCGTGTTCAATTTTGATCAGGCCGACCTCCAGCAGGTGATGAAGCAGCTGGCGCGCTGGTATAACCTGGACATAGAATACCAGCAGGGGATCCCCAATATGCGCTTTGGCGGAAAAATGAGCAGGGACCTGAAACTGGCCCAGGTGCTGGATTTCCTGGAAGCAACCGGTGTGCGTTTCCGGATGGAAGAGAAAGGAAAACTGATTGTACTGCCGAAAGAAAAATAG
- a CDS encoding FecR domain-containing protein: MMQRSRYSRLLIVLSVVLVVAAVVLLLMQKNEEAGSVPPSVKEDTVEWTGPPKDTFPYLNHTYTEKWLADSSRVILLEGAKLNPHQQFPANRQVKADGDMIFDVRGSARPFVVRTRLLVLTAEGPCVFRIVAYSHESGEEVQVLKGTVRAAKSYKSDFPEPDTLRNQQLLMINDTIDLMEKENDDRTELHDWWALYTHTPIK, encoded by the coding sequence ATGATGCAGCGTTCCAGGTACTCCCGCTTATTGATCGTGCTTTCTGTTGTGCTGGTAGTAGCGGCCGTTGTGCTGCTGCTGATGCAAAAAAACGAAGAGGCCGGCTCTGTGCCTCCCTCCGTGAAAGAAGATACAGTGGAGTGGACCGGCCCGCCCAAAGATACTTTTCCCTACCTCAATCATACCTATACGGAAAAATGGCTGGCGGACAGCAGCCGGGTGATCCTGCTGGAAGGCGCTAAGCTTAATCCGCACCAGCAGTTCCCTGCCAACCGCCAGGTAAAGGCCGATGGCGATATGATCTTTGATGTCAGGGGTTCTGCCAGACCCTTTGTGGTTCGCACCCGGTTGCTGGTGCTTACTGCCGAAGGGCCCTGCGTGTTCCGCATTGTGGCTTACTCCCATGAAAGCGGGGAAGAAGTGCAGGTACTCAAAGGCACGGTACGCGCCGCCAAATCCTATAAATCGGATTTCCCCGAGCCCGATACCCTGCGCAACCAGCAGCTGCTCATGATCAATGATACCATCGACCTGATGGAAAAAGAAAATGACGACCGGACCGAGCTGCATGACTGGTGGGCCCTGTATACCCATACCCCTATTAAATAA